The sequence below is a genomic window from Ischnura elegans chromosome 2, ioIscEleg1.1, whole genome shotgun sequence.
AATATaagcttttttttaccattttactgaattttctaTACATAGAAGAAtaagtttttctataaattccttGTATGGAATACAATTGTGGTTGGAAAACTGGTATATAACAATAGaccctcgttaatacgaacaacgttattaagaagttctcgttttttcgaagcaaatcgttggttcTGACGAAAAGGTCTATCCAAGCtgtaggaaaagaaacgttattacaaaagtttcgtttttacgaaattatgaacctcagtcccggtcctggcggttacaaaatgaactttactacgaagttccacgcgtaagctatggcatttagatggatattcactactataagttttaataatcacgccacgtttaagttgtcctcatgtactgtgaccgagagcgtcatttatggttatttcttcaccattcgcgcaacttcataaaacaagcttcattccttgggaatcatggtgacagactcacagctcgtaaattttatgtacagttagttctcttcctacgcacattcgatttacgaacttgcaGAGATggcagcattcaaaaatttcgaatttggcgccttttgacTTCGCCGTTGTTACgccgtgcggcgtagaggaaatcgtactctgggcataatctgaacaaagtatcattcattccggtgtgaagtAAGAAACTTCAGCGTTTtgcccgttgttccttgccgcggagagcgattgttttcggctccggctgcgttgcacgcccagctagatcaattcgtcACAATCGTAAGCGCACGTGAAGTGTTGGATTCTGCatgataaccgtactcctcgatgccttgcatacagtacCACCGGTCCGATGatggcacaataggaggtgcggataacccttcgccagcacggtttgcagccaatcgctgtcccccaaacgcacctcacacatgCCTAGtcgtacaacgttgtcaaatgcatacagagcagcgaaataagcctgatccaaaAAACATGCCCTTCCTTCGAATCTCCAAAACAAGTaattcttccactgggtccttcacaCTCGTCCTTTCCGTCTCCATTCTTCACGGAGACCCTTGTAGCcgtttcactttctcacctggcaacgctgccccgacgTAGACTATTCTgcatgtcatcggacaactctcggtggtaggtttatcaacttaagagcaaggtcttggaacgcatctagttcgcaAATCGGAATTACtgtactcgggaggatatcaaacctcgattacgtcatgccgcatgccgcaactgaaaagatttttcctgtttatatatatttccgcgtaatttaatcgcatttatcacataCGGTTTTTTCTGACGATTcccaaaagaaacgttcatacgaacttcgttattacgaacctccggacTATCGGGCCGTTGaaattcgtaataacgagagtctactgtagctgAATTTTTCCTGCTTCTAGGATATTATATCGGTAGGTATCTGTTCTTGTTTATTTAGATGAGTAGAACACCAAGAAGAAGTAAGGTGTTTGGGTTTCATGTTTACGTGGAAAGTTACATGATAGAGTAAATGTATTTCAGGGTTTCAGTTCTTCCTGTGCATATAGCATTAGCAGAGCTCTCTAGTGCTCTTTCCATTCAGGTCAGACTTGGACCATTACTAATATCTCGATTGCTTATTACGAAAAATTGCTTAAGAaacaattctattttaacatgctataaaacagtaaaacagatgtttcataataaattaatccatatttatcTCTTTGCGACCCATTGTATTTAAATGAGCACCACTAGCTAGTTTTGTCAGTACATGAGAATTATTAGCCCATGCgtaaaaagaaaatgacttcatgtatagtacactcccgattatccgggctaatgatggggagagacggcacgaataatcggaaaacacggataacccaaaagtTTACTGAAATGTCtggtaatgttaataatttacgtaaaagaacaatataatattatgtatgcaggtattctgttatttaagagttcttcccggactcaatgagagctttcttcgccagttcgcgatctttttagcggcgataagatTGTTGTGCTTGCATTATTAATGCTCtatataaggcctggtttcgaaaaccacacatccgtggctgtgtgatcacggatgcagTAAAGTGGTTtgaacgaatgcttcaaaaccattactcgacgtcggaaactactttcaggcaccacgccacttatgttagttgcgtctcgcacaagtttcccaggttgcaactgctgcgggacttgtatcccaaggtcggtaaaggagtacccgtgatcacggagcacggtcgttcattgcgaggcttggaaaataggaacacggtGGTCCCGTcgatgcagctagcgcgcgatcgcttccgttttaaaTAGGGGATTCTagcggaaataataagcccggagTATCCTCGCCATAATGCAGTAATtgcgatgattttgcgtccgattttatttttaatgtatagcataaaaaaatgagcaagagTGACAataatgcatggataatccgctaCCCAGAGAAACCGTAggcggataatcgggagtgtgctgtactaacaataaaaataaaggtttgcCCAGAAAAAGACTGGAACTCTTAAAAGCACATGGAAACACAGTATTCTATCAAGGATGTCAgtgtatgaggaaaatatttgccattaaggCTGTGGTATTTATCACACTGCTGTATGactttcaaaactgattttattggtttgaattattatttcagttatattaACTGGTCCGACAATGagattttatgaaaccaaaatcgcTATATGATGCTGTGAATAGTTTTTATGCAGTACTTAAGATGCTGTGTACATTTTCACTCCTGTAAATTTCTTAAGTAAGAGTAATAATCCTAAATGATTCTTCCCTGCTCTCAAAATTTtgatcactcaaaataaaatttactgataaaccttaaaaaaatggtgaTCGGACTGAGTACATGAAATTCAATCACCTCATCAAGAGATATTAATAGGTAATCATTAGACCATTGGGTAATTCTTTTGGCCTCATGTTACCAGGGGTGTAGCTAGGACAGGTGCAGCAAGGAGGAGTTTTGGGGATAAATAGCTCTCCATATTATCTTTAACAAGTCTAGATACTGGTACAATTCCTAGCTCCGCCAAAAAAGCAATTGTGATACCTATGTGTAAAAAGGTATGTTAACTGTTAAAGATATGAAAAAGTGGCAAGTCACTGCACAATCAAACTTATGTacaaaggcacagtcaaaattgtgtcctgTAAAGCAGAGAATTCCTAGGTCGCATTCGAGAAGGCATGGAcacgagatgacaaaatagcccctcttctaataccaagctcacattctcgcaattttatgccatattgaaaattaatgcagttctaacctgcacaattacgtgccccatgtaaaacagtCTTTAGTGATTATAGACCAtgattattcagtcagtttttgccaAAGTGTTTGAAAACCTGATTACTGCAGTAATCATGATTAAGGGCAAGGATTTAGGTGCGGTATTTCAACTACTAGGTACAAACCTTTTTGCTTTTTCAGCTCTTTGTAGCTACAGATCTCACTGATCATTTTCAGGTAGAGTGTATTGTGatttttccaaatgcattcaataaagTTTATCATACTTCTATCAGCAGCAAAACTGAAAGCCAATGGAATATCTGGTCCCATGCTATAAGTGAAAGAGAGAACTCGCAAATAAATTCCAGAATGCAGAACCATCACAATTTTATGCAACATCTACTGTTCCACAGGGCTCCCACCTGGGACCACTTCCTTTATTActgtttgtgaatgataattatcatggATTTTCCATAGAGTCCATTAATGGAGAATGGCCTTAAATCTGAGAAAGCACTCCATCTCCGCTGTTAACTTGAAAATCTTCTATTCCATTGATTCACATAGTGCAGTGTCAGCAGTAATACTACATGATGTCATTGGCCTTCAGCAACGGTTAGATTATCTTTCTACTTtgtagtacaaaaataatttattgcagataaGCATCATTAAATGTAGTGTACTTACCTTTTGTAAATAGAAactcccttttttttaatatactaattatctgAAAACATATTACAAAGGGTACACTAAAAACAGATCCAAGGTGTACTGTTGGACTACAAACTAACATTAGATACAGATATTGATTCAACtgtaagcaaataaatattagagTCCCTTGGTTTCATATGAAGGCATTGtaaagattacaaaaaatattctcagttaCCCTTTCCTGAATGTCAACATGGACAGATCTGCAATTGaataatttacattggtatgagatCCTTGATATCTCAAATGTGTATCCATTATTGAAAAGGTactgaactatttaaaaaaagttgcattagtataaatgataaacagaaagaattatttactggttcagatttattatcataaatatacaggttaacaattttcattacagatctaaaagcttattttacatatattagttGTATTTGTCGTTATTTTCTGCCAACGTTTTGGAGAGCAAGAGATTAAAACATTAGCTTTGCTTCAAATAAGTGTTCCACTGATAATATAACAAGAAATGTATACCTATGCATtattaacaattgaaatttatcttacaaagatgaaaataaagataaatgcctcgtgagcaaaatgttcatcagggaTGTTACGCCAAGttcacattgaatatttaaactgattcctCAACCATGTTTACACATTGTCAGATGATATAAAAACCATACCACTTCATGATTTTGAGACAATCtagtcacgaaataatgtaaaaagtcaataaataccGAAATGaaatgttcacaaaaaatgttaaccaaaacgttctgaaaccaaaatacctcCAAGTGCTTAGGTTTGCATCAAACAAGCATTCTACTTGTGATATAACAATAAATGTTTACCggtttattattcactattgaatttttaccccataattatgaaaatacagataaatgccacataagaaaattgttcatcagaaatgtttcccaaagttcacatcgaatatttacactgatacattcctcaaacattattgcccatagttagatgacatcaaaaccaaaccactttatcattttgagacgtaTTATAGTcaccaaataatgtaaaaggccagttaataccgacatgaggatgtacaccaaaaatattaacccaaactttatgaaaccacaataggtcccattgctttaatttatatcaaatcagcgttctagtagTAATATAAGGAGAAAtgcttacctatttattattcactattgaatttttaccccacaatgatgaaaatagagattaaTGCCtagtaagcaaaatgttcatcagaaatgttaccccaagttcacataaaatatttacgctcatatattcctcaaacacgtttgcccatagttagatgacatcaaaaccaagccactttatcattacgagacacattctcgtcattaaatgatgtaaaatgccaataaataccgacatgaagatgtataccaaaaatgttaacccaaactttctgaaaccaaaataactcccattgctttactTTGCCTCAAATAAACGTTCTGGTCGTATAATAACaagatatgtttacctatttattattctctattgaatttttactccacaacgatgaaaataaggataaatgccgcataagaaaattgttcatcagaaatgttaccccaagttcacatcgaatatttacactgatatattcctcaaacattattgcccatagttagatgacatcaaaacataaccacttaatgatttagagacaaatactattcacgaaataatgtaaaaagtcaaaaataccggcattaagatgttcatcaaaaatgttaacccaaactttatgaaaccaaagtaactcccattgctttaatttatatcaaatcagcgttctagttgtaatataagaagaaatgtttacctatttattattcactattgaatttttaccccgcaatgatgaaaatagagataaatgcctagtaagcaaaatgttcatcagaaatgttaccccaagttcacatagaatatttacactgatacattcctttaacatgatttcccataggaagatgacatcaaaacaaaaccactttatcattttgagacatattctagtcattaaattatgtaaaaggcctattaataccgacatttagatgtacaccaaaaatgttaacccaaactttatgaaaccaaagtaactcccattgctttaatttatatcaaatcagcgttctagttgtaatataagaagaaatgtttacctatttattattcactattgaatttttaccccgcaatgatgaaaatagagataaatgcctcgtaagcaaaatgttcatcagaaatgttaccccaagttcacatagaatatttacactgatacattcctttaacatgatttcccataggaagatgacatcaaaacaaaaccactttatcattttgagacatattctagtcattaaattatgtaaaaggcctattaataccgacatttagatgtacaccaaaaatgttaacccaaactttatgaaaccaaagtaactcccattgctttaatttacatcaaatcagcgttctggttgtataataacacgatatgtttacctatttattatttactattgaatttttactccacaacgatgaaaatagagataaatgactcgtaagcaaaatgttcatcagaaatgttaccccaagttcacatcgaatgtttacactgatatattcctcaaacattaatgcccatagttagatgacatcaaaacataaccacttaatgatttagagacaaatactattcacgaaataatgtaaaaggccaattaataacgggattaagatgttcatcaaaaatgttaacccaaacgttatgaaaccaaaataactcccattgcattaatttacatcaaatcagcgttctagttgaaatataacaagaaaagtttacctttttattattcactattgaatttttaccccacaatgatgaaaatagggataaatgcctcgtaagcaaaatgttcatcagaaatgttaccccaagttcacatcgaatatttacactgatacattcctcaaacatgatttcccatagtaagatgacatcaaaacaaaaccacttaatgatttagagacacattctattcacaaaagaatgtaaaacgtaaaaaataccggcatgaagatgttcatcaaaaatgttaaccgaaACGTTCTGAAGCCAAAATCACTCccaatgctttaatttgcatcaaataagcgttctagttgtataattacatgatatgtttacctatttattattcactattgaatttttaccccacaatgatgaaaatagggataaatgcctcgtaagcaaaatgttcatcagaaatgttaccccaagttcacatcgaatatttacactgatacattcctcaaacatgatttcccatagtaagatgacatcaaaacaaatccacttaatgatttagagacacattctattcacaaaagaatgtaaaacgtaaaaaataccggcatgaagatgttcatcaaaaatgttaaccgaaACGTTCTGAAGCCAAAATCACTCccaatgctttaatttgcatcaaataagcgttctagttgtataattacatgatatgtttacctatttattattcactattaatttttaccccacaatgatgaaaatagggataaatgcctcgtaagcaaaatgttcatcagaaatgttaccccaagttcacatcgaatatttacactgatacattcctcaaacatgatttcccatagtaagatgacatcaaaacaaatccacttaatgatttagagacacattctattcacaaaagaatgtaaaacgtaaaaaataccggcatgaagatgttcatcaaaaatgttaaccgaaACGTTCTGAAGCCAAAATCACTCccaatgctttaatttgcatcaaataagcgttctagttgtataattacatgatatgtttacctatttattattcactattaatttttatgaataaaatgatgaaaatacagataaatgtctcacaatcaaaatgttcatcagaaatgttaccctaagttcacatcgaatatttacaccaatatattcctcaaacatgattgcacacagttagatgacatcaaaacaaaaccactaaatgatttagagacacattctattcacgaaataatgaaaaaggtgaataataccggcatgaagatgttcatcaaaaatgttaacaggGATATTTCCGCTAGTggttactcatttgttttttgattccaaatatcaGCATAGGGGCGCTGTCATCGATGTTCGTCAGAAATGTATACTATGCCTCCAATCTCTAAAATTCATAGCAGGGTATTACTCctcatacttttttcttatcatttattattacttGCTAACCAATGCGCCCTACAATAGATGtaagaatttgaaataacattttgtaacccAGACTGAAATCTAATCATTCATCTTAATTTCCAAGTAATTGTCACGATGATACCGGGCCGCTAGTAGTTTTGCAATAATAAAGACAGTGGGCACAAATACGCAGTACGTGTGCGTATTCCTAACCCTTaatgttaactaaaaattaagccaaatattttcttcTGGCAGCTAGTTAACATTGCCGTTGTAATCCTCCCACATTTTCAGCTTTTCGCTGTATGAAGCAACGAAAAAGGTTAAACTACAATTGGAAACCCAAAGAGAGTTCGGTGATAATTCTAACCACTCACAAATGACACCATTTAAGCCGGTACAAATCAAACATTCACTtccttttcacatttatttataaatggtacaTATTAGGAATGTCACAAATGCTGTACATAATGAAAATGGGATAATGACAGGAGTCGAAGTGATGGACATGTTGATGTCAAGCTGCTACACACGATCAAGCGCTTCAAGCATAATTATACTATTGCCTCTAATTACCTGAAAAAGGAACcacagaaatttattaaaatgaccAAATTTCTAACAATGAAACAGCGACATTACTTAATACTGTAATATAACATACCACCATCCCTATGTTGTTCTTGTTGCCGTCTTTACACTCTTCGGTTGTCTCATCAACCACTAAATTCATGAAGGGGTCAAATCCTCTAAGAATTCCAATAACATGCCGGCCACCGTTGAGTTTCACTAAAGAGGAAgaaattaaatagttttaaatacttaTACTCCACACTCCTCAGGGGATAAATGTGACTGATGGTACGTACAGGAAAGTTTCTTGTCCATGAACCTGAAGAAAGATAAGGAAAGTACATTAT
It includes:
- the LOC124174097 gene encoding small nuclear ribonucleoprotein G, with product MSKAHPPELKKFMDKKLSLKLNGGRHVIGILRGFDPFMNLVVDETTEECKDGNKNNIGMVVIRGNSIIMLEALDRV